From one Lotus japonicus ecotype B-129 chromosome 3, LjGifu_v1.2 genomic stretch:
- the LOC130748722 gene encoding protein AGENET DOMAIN (AGD)-CONTAINING P1-like, with product MPHPKTNFNSLAKLPEMPPPPLVYNVGDKVEVIGREKGFVGSYFEATIVSALDDGRYEVKYENLMQDGKPRAHLKEKVPAKDLRPRPPRVEPGGVFESDQSVDVFTNGGWWKGMIIGEMDKERSVYCVNFTKPKNEYHEFRSSRIRAHHEFLSGRWFQMP from the coding sequence ATGCCACACCCCAAAACCAACTTCAATTCTCTTGCGAAGTTGCCGGAAATGCCTCCTCCTCCGCTTGTTTACAACGTCGGTGACAAAGTAGAAGTGATCGGCAGGGAGAAGGGTTTCGTTGGTTCATATTTCGAGGCGACCATTGTCTCTGCCCTCGATGATGGCCGCTACGAGGTTAAGTACGAGAACCTCATGCAGGACGGGAAGCCCAGGGCTCATCTGAAGGAGAAAGTGCCGGCGAAGGACCTCCGCCCGAGGCCGCCTCGTGTCGAACCCGGCGGTGTATTTGAGTCGGATCAGAGTGTAGACGTGTTCACCAATGGTGGGTGGTGGAAAGGGATGATCATCGGGGAGATGGACAAGGAGCGGTCTGTGTACTGCGTGAATTTCACCAAGCCCAAGAACGAGTATCATGAGTTCCGTTCGTCTCGCATCAGGGCTCACCATGAGTTTCTTTCAGGGAGGTGGTTCCAAATGCC